Proteins encoded together in one Streptomyces sp. NBC_01408 window:
- a CDS encoding serine/threonine-protein kinase, giving the protein MDTSEAGRRLIGGRFELVEPLGSGGMGTVWRARDIALDREVALKEVRPPDPATAAAQPGLAVQLRERAVREARALARLAHPHVVTIHHIVDPAAEGGTQGAGAAGAPGGPDAHPWIVMELVRGGSLHERLGSGPMPVAQVLRLGLEVLSALRAAHAEGVLHRDVKPANVLLRPDGGAVLTDFGIAALHGSAGLTSTGVLIGSPEYIAPERVRGEEGLAASDLWSLGMLLYVAAEGVHPLRRATSLATVVAVLDEPIPAPVRSGALGPVLERLLVRDPAARPDAAQLEQLLRNASSAPGGSTPPLTPPPALGQYGPPVHATLSPYPGPSMSPYAPTASVASDPGRRRSPAVLAAALAAVLTAGVIGIVQLLPDGTASKDGAKGSASGTPAASGTGPAPTGPPADAPGPGASEPAASGPATHKASVPQGGLLTPDGIRTALAALKQQTGTTTFVNLRIYEEYVIASVPTAPGAKTVDSWQYRGGEVTRTGPAGTVKDRAPLMDMAEVEWDALPALLEQSQRDLGVANPTSRYVIVEPWMMDQSPSVRPYLSDEYGQGGYVLAGTDGKVRKVYRS; this is encoded by the coding sequence ATGGACACGAGTGAGGCCGGCAGACGGCTGATCGGCGGGCGCTTCGAGCTGGTCGAACCCCTGGGCAGCGGCGGCATGGGCACGGTGTGGCGCGCCCGCGACATCGCACTGGACCGCGAGGTCGCCCTCAAGGAGGTGCGCCCGCCGGACCCGGCGACCGCCGCCGCCCAGCCCGGCCTCGCCGTCCAGCTGCGCGAACGGGCCGTCCGGGAGGCCCGCGCCCTCGCCCGGCTGGCCCACCCGCACGTGGTGACGATCCATCACATCGTGGATCCCGCCGCCGAGGGCGGTACGCAGGGTGCGGGGGCTGCGGGAGCTCCGGGCGGCCCGGACGCGCATCCGTGGATTGTGATGGAGCTCGTCCGGGGCGGCTCGCTCCACGAGCGGCTGGGCTCCGGCCCGATGCCGGTGGCGCAGGTGCTGCGGCTCGGCCTCGAGGTGCTCTCCGCGCTGCGCGCCGCCCACGCCGAAGGGGTGCTGCACCGCGATGTGAAACCGGCCAACGTACTGCTGCGGCCCGACGGCGGTGCCGTGCTGACGGACTTCGGCATCGCGGCCCTGCACGGCTCCGCCGGGCTCACCTCCACCGGGGTGCTCATCGGCTCCCCGGAGTACATCGCGCCCGAGCGGGTGCGCGGGGAGGAGGGGCTGGCCGCCTCGGACCTCTGGTCGCTGGGCATGCTGCTGTACGTGGCCGCCGAGGGCGTGCATCCGCTCCGCCGCGCCACCAGCCTGGCCACCGTGGTCGCCGTGCTCGACGAGCCGATCCCCGCTCCGGTGCGCTCCGGTGCGCTGGGACCCGTACTGGAACGGCTGCTCGTACGGGACCCGGCCGCTCGGCCCGACGCGGCGCAGCTGGAACAGCTGCTCCGGAACGCGAGCAGTGCTCCCGGCGGCAGCACGCCGCCCCTCACACCCCCGCCGGCCCTGGGCCAGTACGGCCCCCCGGTGCACGCGACCCTGTCGCCGTACCCGGGGCCGTCCATGTCCCCGTACGCGCCCACGGCGTCGGTCGCGTCGGATCCCGGCCGGCGCCGGAGCCCGGCGGTGCTCGCCGCAGCGCTCGCGGCCGTCCTGACCGCCGGGGTGATCGGGATCGTCCAGTTGCTGCCCGACGGCACCGCCTCGAAGGACGGCGCGAAGGGAAGCGCGAGCGGTACCCCCGCCGCCTCGGGGACCGGCCCGGCGCCCACCGGGCCGCCCGCCGACGCGCCGGGTCCGGGCGCGTCCGAGCCGGCCGCGTCCGGGCCCGCCACGCACAAGGCGAGCGTGCCCCAGGGCGGTCTGCTCACCCCCGACGGCATCCGGACCGCGCTGGCCGCCCTGAAGCAGCAGACGGGCACGACCACCTTCGTGAACCTGCGGATCTACGAGGAGTACGTCATCGCCTCGGTCCCCACGGCCCCCGGAGCGAAGACCGTGGACTCCTGGCAGTACCGGGGCGGCGAGGTCACCCGGACCGGCCCGGCCGGCACCGTCAAGGACCGCGCGCCGCTCATGGACATGGCCGAGGTCGAGTGGGACGCCCTGCCCGCCCTCCTCGAACAGTCCCAGCGGGACCTCGGAGTGGCGAACCCCACCTCGCGGTACGTGATCGTCGAGCCCTGGATGATGGACCAGAGCCCGTCCGTGCGCCCGTACCTCAGTGACGAGTACGGCCAGGGCGGTTACGTCCTCGCCGGAACCGACGGCAAGGTCAGGAAGGTCTACCGCTCCTAG
- a CDS encoding GlsB/YeaQ/YmgE family stress response membrane protein, producing MGIVSWIVLGLLAGAVAKVLLPGRDPGGLIGTTLIGVAGAFIGGWLSAKFLDRPIQTEFFDLATWGAAIGGSLVLLIGYRLLFGNSRD from the coding sequence ATGGGGATCGTCAGCTGGATCGTCCTGGGCCTGCTGGCCGGAGCCGTCGCCAAGGTCCTGCTTCCCGGCCGTGACCCCGGCGGTCTGATCGGCACCACCCTCATCGGCGTCGCCGGAGCCTTCATCGGCGGCTGGCTCTCGGCGAAGTTCCTGGACCGGCCGATCCAGACGGAGTTCTTCGACCTCGCCACCTGGGGCGCCGCCATCGGCGGCTCGCTCGTCCTGCTCATCGGCTACCGTCTGCTCTTCGGCAACTCGCGCGACTGA
- the tnpA gene encoding IS200/IS605 family transposase: MSPRWKPNPDVRTGRHVVYNLHVHLVFVTKYRRKAFTDVMLTRTEEIMGEVCADFEAELKQFNGEQDHVHLLVHYPPKVQLSKLVNSLKGVSSRRLRQEYESHVRRYLWGGHFWSGSYFAGSCGGAPLTAVKQYIENQQRPV, translated from the coding sequence ATGTCACCACGCTGGAAACCTAATCCCGATGTCAGAACGGGTCGCCATGTTGTTTACAACCTGCACGTTCACTTGGTTTTTGTCACGAAGTACCGGCGGAAGGCGTTCACCGACGTCATGCTGACCCGCACCGAAGAGATCATGGGGGAGGTCTGCGCCGACTTCGAAGCCGAGCTGAAACAGTTCAACGGCGAACAGGACCACGTGCACCTGCTCGTGCACTACCCGCCGAAGGTGCAGCTTTCCAAGCTGGTCAACTCCCTCAAAGGCGTCAGCTCCCGCAGGCTGCGCCAGGAGTACGAGAGCCACGTCCGCCGGTACCTGTGGGGCGGACACTTCTGGTCCGGCTCCTACTTCGCCGGCTCATGTGGCGGCGCACCCCTGACCGCCGTCAAGCAGTACATCGAAAACCAGCAACGCCCCGTCTGA
- a CDS encoding transposase has protein sequence MSQDSLVKRQFGHRARLSLSRAEVLKTDGQAHAARTMWNLLHAWWRMMPKEKRTLANADAAIRQAREDIDFLAVLPAQAAQAVLKTYFQAWKNCWDGRADAPNFKGRFRTVMSVDVPQGRDLNITRVHRRWGMANIPKVGRVRFRWTKDLPVGKHANGENRITGARLVKDVLGWHIAFRVRTLEAKPDPHQGPDVGIDVGVTVPIALSDGETYEHGEWLTGKEKARLLHLEQRAAQRKQHRKPGERTSRRLHHTYDQIAGLRAKAKRRALDWQHQTTTAIARTYGTVVVEALTITNMVKSARGTIEEPGKNVAQKSGLNRSISGEAWGRTVTMLTYKTAQLGGTLHKVPAPNTSRRCSACGFITPGSRESQAVFVCKNPDCGWSGSADWNAARNVLHLYRMGHALIPAAGRAVVRRAKRVKPAAAR, from the coding sequence GTGAGTCAAGACTCCCTGGTGAAGCGGCAGTTCGGGCACCGTGCCCGTCTTTCGCTATCGCGCGCCGAGGTGTTGAAGACTGATGGCCAGGCGCACGCGGCCCGCACCATGTGGAACCTGCTGCACGCCTGGTGGCGGATGATGCCGAAGGAAAAACGGACTCTTGCGAACGCGGACGCCGCGATCCGCCAGGCCCGCGAGGACATCGACTTTCTCGCTGTCCTTCCCGCGCAGGCCGCGCAAGCGGTGTTGAAGACGTACTTCCAGGCGTGGAAGAACTGCTGGGACGGCCGCGCCGACGCCCCGAATTTCAAGGGCCGGTTCCGCACGGTGATGTCCGTGGACGTTCCGCAGGGCCGGGACCTGAACATCACCCGCGTGCACCGCCGCTGGGGCATGGCCAACATTCCCAAGGTGGGCCGGGTCCGATTCCGGTGGACCAAGGACCTGCCCGTGGGCAAGCACGCCAACGGGGAGAACCGGATCACCGGGGCGCGGCTGGTCAAGGACGTGCTCGGCTGGCACATCGCCTTCCGTGTTCGGACCTTGGAGGCCAAGCCCGATCCCCACCAGGGGCCGGACGTCGGCATAGATGTGGGCGTCACCGTGCCCATAGCCCTCTCGGACGGCGAAACGTACGAGCACGGCGAATGGCTGACCGGCAAGGAGAAAGCCAGGCTTCTGCACCTGGAGCAGCGCGCCGCGCAGCGTAAGCAGCACCGCAAGCCCGGCGAGCGCACCAGCCGCCGGCTGCACCACACCTACGACCAGATCGCAGGACTCCGCGCGAAAGCCAAGCGCCGGGCCCTGGACTGGCAGCACCAGACGACCACCGCCATCGCCCGCACGTACGGCACCGTTGTGGTCGAAGCACTCACCATCACGAACATGGTCAAGTCGGCCAGGGGAACCATCGAAGAGCCGGGGAAGAACGTCGCCCAGAAATCCGGGCTGAACCGCTCCATCAGCGGGGAGGCGTGGGGCCGGACGGTCACCATGCTGACGTACAAGACCGCCCAGCTCGGCGGCACCCTGCACAAGGTCCCGGCCCCCAATACTTCCCGGCGATGCTCCGCGTGCGGCTTCATCACGCCGGGGAGCCGAGAGTCCCAGGCCGTGTTCGTGTGCAAGAACCCGGACTGCGGCTGGTCAGGCAGCGCCGACTGGAACGCAGCCCGGAACGTCTTGCACCTGTACCGGATGGGCCACGCGCTCATCCCGGCTGCCGGGAGGGCAGTCGTCAGGCGTGCCAAACGCGTCAAGCCCGCTGCCGCAAGGTAA
- a CDS encoding peptide-N4-asparagine amidase gives MRRHRIMGLLGALTLAAATLAGTAGPANAATPAVPGAGAGVTPPAEFGTDWHDPLTAAPPVARPATRSCQVTLAEAQFRDFTPYQGSYAPPTGCGADGWAKVVLRLDGKVKGRQYDRLGHLSLGGVEILRTSTPQPSPDGINWSVEKDVTRYRDTLTRPQPVEMLIGNVVNDTYTGVIDVKVTLTFYAADPRTGATAPAGTPDRVLALTSPDVTTPRNTERLLAEVYATGSGGGCEEYWYMTTPDAAPYSCKAADGPYREVRISVDGRLAGIAAPFPTVWTGGWSNPFLWYVTPGPRAFDVQPVLYDLTPFAGLLNDGRSHRIEVSVAGVPAGQSGWSTPTNLLLWQDEAREVVTGSLTRHEQSEPRGSSRWTPGAEHRLDTEGGHELTVAGYLDTSHGRVATTVTRAVRNTSVHRWTEGENRDALTATWTDEESVTRGKDTTRTTRTYTMEGETTLGAGDRLRTVLSLGDAADTVTLRGGRVVDRVRLDDRYTGDATYTANVPRDQRHAVGTTSARYRLYGSAAGGGCYDRTVATAQGTVTVDRRRC, from the coding sequence ATGAGACGACACAGGATCATGGGCCTGCTGGGCGCGCTGACCCTCGCCGCGGCCACCCTGGCCGGCACCGCGGGACCCGCGAACGCCGCCACCCCCGCCGTCCCCGGGGCGGGAGCGGGCGTGACCCCGCCCGCCGAGTTCGGCACCGACTGGCACGACCCCCTCACCGCCGCGCCGCCCGTCGCCCGGCCCGCGACCCGGTCCTGCCAGGTCACCCTCGCCGAGGCCCAGTTCCGCGACTTCACCCCGTACCAGGGGAGCTACGCGCCGCCCACGGGCTGCGGCGCCGACGGCTGGGCCAAGGTGGTGCTGCGGCTCGACGGCAAGGTCAAGGGCCGCCAGTACGACCGCCTCGGCCACCTCTCCCTCGGCGGCGTGGAGATCCTCCGCACCTCCACCCCCCAGCCCTCGCCCGACGGAATCAACTGGTCGGTCGAGAAGGACGTCACGCGTTACCGCGACACCCTCACCCGCCCGCAGCCCGTCGAGATGCTCATCGGCAACGTCGTCAACGACACGTACACCGGGGTCATCGACGTCAAGGTCACCCTCACCTTCTACGCCGCCGATCCCCGCACCGGCGCCACCGCGCCCGCCGGGACCCCCGACCGGGTCCTCGCCCTCACCTCACCGGACGTCACCACCCCGCGCAACACCGAGCGGCTCCTCGCCGAGGTCTACGCCACCGGCTCGGGCGGCGGCTGCGAGGAGTACTGGTACATGACCACCCCCGACGCGGCCCCGTACTCCTGCAAGGCAGCCGACGGCCCCTACCGCGAGGTCCGGATCTCCGTGGACGGACGGCTCGCCGGCATCGCCGCGCCCTTCCCCACCGTCTGGACCGGCGGCTGGTCCAACCCCTTCCTCTGGTACGTCACCCCCGGCCCCCGGGCCTTCGACGTCCAGCCGGTCCTCTACGACCTGACCCCGTTCGCCGGCCTGCTCAACGACGGCCGCTCCCACCGGATCGAGGTGTCCGTGGCGGGGGTGCCGGCCGGGCAGAGCGGCTGGAGCACGCCCACCAACCTGCTGCTGTGGCAGGACGAGGCCCGGGAGGTCGTCACCGGATCCCTCACCCGGCACGAGCAGAGCGAGCCGCGGGGCTCCTCCCGCTGGACGCCCGGCGCCGAGCACCGGCTGGACACCGAGGGCGGACACGAACTGACGGTCGCCGGGTACCTGGACACCTCCCACGGGCGGGTCGCCACCACCGTCACCCGCGCCGTCCGCAACACCTCGGTGCACCGCTGGACCGAGGGCGAGAACCGCGACGCCCTCACCGCCACCTGGACCGACGAGGAGAGCGTGACCCGGGGGAAGGACACCACCCGCACCACGCGGACCTACACGATGGAGGGCGAGACCACCCTGGGCGCCGGGGACCGGCTGCGCACCGTCCTCTCGCTGGGCGACGCCGCGGACACCGTCACCCTGCGCGGAGGCCGCGTCGTCGACCGGGTCCGGCTCGACGACCGGTACACGGGCGACGCCACCTACACGGCGAACGTCCCGCGCGACCAGCGGCACGCGGTCGGCACCACCTCGGCCCGCTACCGGCTGTACGGCTCCGCGGCCGGCGGCGGGTGCTACGACCGGACCGTGGCCACCGCCCAGGGCACCGTCACGGTGGACCGGCGGCGCTGCTGA
- the rraA gene encoding ribonuclease E activity regulator RraA, with protein MSVIPVPTTDLYDEHGEALGICAVQFHQYGGHRQFAGPVRTLSCHEDNALLRELVNTPGEGAVLVVDGGGSLRTALIGDLIGGAAERNGWAGLIISGAVRDSVALGELALGIKALGTVPRKSGKTGAGTVDGPVTIGEVTFRAGDTVHADDDGVVVLATAN; from the coding sequence ATGAGCGTCATCCCCGTCCCCACCACCGACCTGTACGACGAGCACGGCGAGGCGCTCGGCATCTGCGCCGTCCAGTTCCACCAGTACGGTGGCCACCGGCAGTTCGCGGGCCCCGTACGGACGCTGTCCTGCCACGAGGACAACGCCCTGCTGCGAGAACTGGTCAACACCCCGGGCGAGGGCGCCGTACTCGTCGTCGACGGCGGCGGATCCCTGCGCACCGCCCTCATCGGCGACCTGATCGGCGGCGCCGCCGAACGCAACGGCTGGGCGGGTCTGATCATCAGCGGCGCGGTCCGCGACAGCGTGGCCCTCGGGGAGCTCGCCCTCGGCATCAAGGCGCTGGGCACGGTCCCGCGCAAGAGCGGCAAGACCGGCGCGGGCACGGTGGACGGGCCCGTCACGATCGGCGAGGTCACCTTCCGCGCCGGCGACACCGTCCACGCGGACGACGACGGCGTCGTGGTGCTCGCCACCGCGAACTGA
- a CDS encoding LysM peptidoglycan-binding domain-containing protein, whose protein sequence is MPAKGKHRRPKHHPITRKLALAGTGGAALTLPLISATTAGAVETTTAPAAHTAAPAARTATPTTYSVVPGDTLSEIAVEHSVSGGWKKLYAANRSVIGDNPAIIRPGIKLNLGTQAETARASRSAARPAIKPAAKPAYANNLDGWIRESLDVMAKHGIPGSYNGIHRNVMRESSGNPLAINNWDINAQNGIPSKGLLQVIDPTFKAYHVPGTSLDSYNPVANITAACNYAAARYGSIDNVNGPY, encoded by the coding sequence ATGCCCGCAAAGGGAAAGCACCGCCGGCCGAAGCACCACCCGATCACCCGCAAGCTGGCACTCGCCGGCACCGGTGGCGCGGCCCTCACACTCCCGCTGATCAGCGCGACCACCGCCGGGGCGGTGGAGACGACCACCGCTCCCGCGGCTCACACCGCCGCCCCCGCGGCCCGCACCGCCACTCCCACGACCTATTCCGTGGTCCCCGGCGACACCCTTTCCGAGATCGCCGTGGAGCATTCCGTGAGCGGCGGCTGGAAGAAGCTCTACGCGGCGAACCGGAGCGTCATCGGCGACAACCCGGCGATCATCCGGCCCGGTATCAAGCTGAACCTCGGCACCCAGGCCGAGACCGCCCGCGCGAGCAGGTCCGCCGCCCGGCCCGCCATCAAGCCGGCCGCCAAGCCCGCCTACGCGAACAATCTCGACGGATGGATCCGCGAGTCCCTCGACGTCATGGCCAAGCACGGAATTCCCGGTTCCTACAACGGAATTCACCGCAACGTGATGCGGGAGTCCTCGGGCAACCCCCTCGCCATCAACAACTGGGACATCAACGCCCAGAACGGGATCCCGTCCAAGGGCCTGCTCCAGGTCATCGACCCGACGTTCAAGGCCTACCACGTGCCCGGCACCTCGCTGGACTCCTACAACCCGGTCGCGAACATCACGGCTGCCTGCAACTACGCGGCCGCCCGCTACGGTTCGATCGACAACGTCAACGGGCCTTACTAG